In the Carassius auratus strain Wakin chromosome 50, ASM336829v1, whole genome shotgun sequence genome, one interval contains:
- the LOC113066651 gene encoding LOW QUALITY PROTEIN: ornithine decarboxylase antizyme 2-like (The sequence of the model RefSeq protein was modified relative to this genomic sequence to represent the inferred CDS: deleted 1 base in 1 codon): protein MCNTEESCAVLGSRQQAPGPLWCSDAPLPLTKIPGGRGTGRDLPHSVLHKDEKLTVTQTGSVNGAPPVLHFQYQLSERRFSCWDTVLSDDALYLEIPTGALHNGSREGLTRLLEFAEEQLKVSYVFLWLQKNRDDRLSIMKTFHYMGFEVVKPGHPLVPARPDLLFMVYSMDSSSSDEE from the exons ATGTGCAACACAGAGGAGAG TTGTGCTGTGCTGGGCTCGAGGCAGCAGGCTCCAGGGCCTCTGTGGTGCTCC GATGCCCCTCTCCCACTAACGAAGATCCCGGGTGGGCGAGGGACAGGCAGGGATCTCCCTCATAGTGTACTGCACAAG GACGAAAAGTTGACGGTGACTCAGACGGGGTCGGTAAACGGAGCGCCCCCTGTCCTGCACTTCCAGTACCAGTTGAGTGAGCGACGGTTCTCCTGCTGGGACACAGTTCTGTCGGACGACGCGCTCTACCTGGAAATCCCCACCGGAGCTCTTCACAATGGCAGCAGAGAAGG TTTAACCCGGCTGCTGGAGTTTGCAGAGGAGCAGTTGAAAGTCAGCTATGTGTTCCTGTGGCTTCAAAAAAACAGAGACGATCGAt TGTCCATCATGAAGACCTTCCACTACATGGGTTTTGAAGTGGTAAAACCGGGTCACCCGCTGGTGCCGGCCCGGCCTGATCTTCTCTTTATGGTCTATTCCATGGACAGCAGCAGTTCTGATGAAGAGTGA